A single region of the Pseudomonas sp. VD-NE ins genome encodes:
- the urtB gene encoding urea ABC transporter permease subunit UrtB — MPTAIFRLFLAIALLLPMLAHAGDAEDFVAANPVQQAKLLETWAAQPDPARIELIIALQQGELTIDGQPKTLRLNNRLRGLIDTAMASHQLLAADAKIRLSAAQQLQKSAKPAQLKFLDQQLAGEKDESVHAALSLALANLQLVDNDPAVRLAAVRLLGETGDPLARTRLEGLLEPGVEADASVRTAAETSLAQVKRKLLIGEILGQAFSGMSLGSILLLAALGLAITFGLLGVINMAHGEMLMLGAYSTYVVQLMFQRYAPQAIEFYPLIALPVAFFVTAAIGMALERTVIRHLYGRPLETLLATWGISLMLIQLVRLLFGAQNVEVANPAWLSGGIQVLPNLVLPYNRIVIIAFALFVVVLTWLLLNKTRLGLNVRAVTQNRNMAACCGVPTGRVDMLAFGLGSGIAGLGGVALSQIGNVGPDLGQSYIIDSFLVVVLGGVGQLAGSVLAAFGLGIANKILEPQIGAVLGKILILALIILFIQKRPQGLFALKGRVID, encoded by the coding sequence ATGCCCACTGCCATATTCCGCTTGTTTCTGGCCATCGCACTGCTGTTGCCGATGCTCGCCCACGCCGGCGACGCCGAAGACTTCGTCGCGGCCAATCCCGTGCAACAGGCCAAACTGTTGGAAACCTGGGCCGCGCAGCCCGACCCGGCCCGTATCGAACTGATCATCGCCCTGCAACAAGGCGAGTTGACCATCGACGGCCAACCCAAAACCCTGCGCCTGAATAACCGCCTGCGGGGTCTGATCGACACCGCCATGGCCAGCCATCAATTGCTCGCCGCCGACGCCAAAATCCGTCTGAGTGCCGCGCAGCAGTTGCAGAAAAGCGCGAAACCCGCGCAGCTGAAATTCCTCGACCAGCAACTCGCGGGTGAAAAAGACGAAAGCGTCCACGCCGCCCTGAGCCTGGCGCTAGCCAATCTGCAACTGGTCGACAACGACCCGGCCGTGCGCCTCGCCGCCGTGCGGTTGCTCGGCGAAACCGGCGATCCACTGGCCCGCACGCGCCTGGAAGGTTTACTCGAACCCGGCGTTGAAGCCGACGCTAGCGTGCGCACCGCCGCTGAAACCAGCCTCGCCCAAGTCAAACGCAAACTGCTGATCGGCGAAATCCTCGGCCAGGCCTTCAGCGGCATGTCGCTCGGTTCGATTCTGCTGTTGGCCGCGCTCGGTCTGGCGATCACGTTCGGCCTGCTCGGCGTGATCAACATGGCCCACGGCGAGATGCTGATGCTCGGTGCCTACTCGACGTATGTGGTGCAGTTGATGTTCCAGCGCTACGCACCGCAGGCGATTGAGTTCTATCCACTGATCGCCTTGCCGGTGGCGTTTTTCGTCACGGCGGCAATCGGCATGGCGTTGGAACGCACGGTGATTCGTCACCTCTACGGCCGCCCGCTGGAAACCCTGCTCGCAACGTGGGGTATCAGCCTGATGCTGATTCAGCTTGTCCGTTTGTTGTTCGGCGCGCAGAACGTTGAAGTGGCCAACCCGGCGTGGCTGTCCGGCGGCATTCAAGTGCTGCCGAATCTGGTGCTGCCGTACAACCGCATCGTCATCATCGCTTTCGCGCTGTTCGTGGTGGTGCTGACCTGGCTGCTGCTGAACAAGACCCGCCTGGGTCTCAACGTTCGCGCCGTCACCCAAAACCGCAACATGGCCGCCTGCTGCGGCGTGCCGACCGGGCGCGTCGACATGCTCGCCTTCGGCCTCGGCTCGGGCATTGCCGGCCTCGGCGGTGTGGCGCTGAGCCAGATCGGCAACGTCGGCCCGGACCTCGGCCAGAGCTACATCATCGACTCGTTCCTGGTGGTGGTACTCGGCGGTGTCGGGCAACTGGCCGGTAGCGTGCTCGCCGCGTTCGGCCTGGGCATCGCCAACAAGATTCTCGAACCGCAGATCGGTGCGGTGCTCGGCAAGATCCTGATCCTCGCGCTGATCATTCTGTTTATCCAGAAACGTCCGCAAGGCCTCTTCGCACTGAAAGGACGGGTGATCGACTGA
- the urtA gene encoding urea ABC transporter substrate-binding protein, giving the protein MKRRSLIKAFTLTASIAAMGMTWTVQAAETIKVGILHSLSGTMAISETSLKDMALMTIDEINAKGGVNGKMLEPVVVDPASNWPLFAEKGRQLLTQDKVAVVFGCWTSVSRKSVLPVFEELNGLLFYPVQYEGEEMSPNVFYTGAAPNQQAIPAVEYLMSEEGGSAKRYFLLGTDYVYPRTTNKILRSFLHSKGVADKDIEEVYTPFGHSDYQTIVANIKKFSAGGKTAVISTVNGDSNVPFYKELANQGLKATDVPVVAFSVGEEELRGIDTKPLVGNLAAWNYFESVENPVNKKFVDDWKAYAKKHNLPGADKAVTNDPMEATYVGIHMWAQAVEKAKSTDVDKVRDALAGQTFAAPSGYTLTMDKTNHHLHKPVMIGEIQSDGQFNVVWQTEGPIRAQPWSPFIQGNDKKPDYAVKSN; this is encoded by the coding sequence ATGAAGCGTCGCAGTTTGATCAAGGCTTTCACACTCACGGCATCCATTGCCGCGATGGGCATGACCTGGACTGTCCAGGCCGCCGAGACCATCAAGGTCGGGATTCTGCATTCGTTGTCCGGCACCATGGCGATCTCCGAAACATCGCTCAAAGACATGGCGCTGATGACCATCGACGAGATCAACGCCAAGGGCGGCGTCAACGGCAAGATGCTTGAGCCGGTGGTGGTGGATCCGGCATCGAACTGGCCGCTGTTCGCTGAGAAAGGCCGGCAGTTGCTGACCCAGGACAAGGTCGCCGTGGTGTTCGGCTGCTGGACCTCGGTGTCGCGCAAATCGGTGTTGCCGGTGTTCGAAGAGCTCAACGGTTTGCTGTTTTACCCGGTGCAATACGAAGGCGAAGAGATGTCGCCGAACGTGTTCTACACCGGCGCCGCGCCGAACCAGCAAGCGATCCCCGCCGTTGAATATTTGATGAGTGAAGAAGGTGGCAGCGCCAAGCGCTACTTCCTGCTCGGCACCGACTACGTCTACCCGCGCACCACCAACAAGATCCTGCGCTCGTTCCTGCACTCCAAAGGCGTCGCCGACAAGGACATCGAAGAGGTCTACACGCCGTTCGGTCACAGCGACTATCAAACCATCGTCGCCAACATCAAAAAATTCTCGGCCGGTGGCAAGACTGCGGTGATCTCGACCGTCAACGGCGACTCCAACGTGCCGTTCTATAAAGAGCTGGCCAACCAGGGTCTGAAAGCCACCGACGTACCGGTTGTGGCGTTCTCGGTCGGCGAAGAAGAACTGCGCGGCATCGATACCAAACCGCTGGTGGGCAACCTCGCGGCGTGGAACTACTTCGAGTCGGTAGAGAATCCGGTGAACAAGAAGTTCGTCGATGACTGGAAGGCCTACGCGAAGAAACACAACCTGCCGGGCGCGGACAAAGCCGTGACCAACGACCCGATGGAAGCCACTTACGTCGGCATCCACATGTGGGCGCAAGCGGTTGAGAAAGCCAAATCCACCGACGTCGACAAAGTCCGCGACGCCCTCGCCGGCCAGACCTTTGCCGCGCCGTCCGGTTACACGCTGACCATGGACAAGACCAATCACCACCTGCACAAACCGGTGATGATCGGCGAGATTCAGAGCGACGGTCAGTTCAACGTGGTGTGGCAGACCGAAGGGCCGATCCGCGCGCAACCGTGGAGCCCCTTCATTCAGGGCAACGACAAGAAGCCGGATTATGCGGTGAAGAGCAACTGA